One window from the genome of Colletotrichum higginsianum IMI 349063 chromosome 12, whole genome shotgun sequence encodes:
- a CDS encoding Sentrin sumo-specific, protein MRSSCLLIGTHTQDIPSPQYPVASPIFSTHTADVVQELRTAHHPHTHTQPIDRFDVLPTGPRHFMPMATTPVSNNNRIASPRTPLRQAPRVQTHLATVDAVADTGAADEATGIVHTWPPLRSNVGLTQSAFVQDLLCSTVEHQPSATDPTLRQFVTKTTAQYPQGQDTYAYLSMVHEMPKIRQVHAISKDLVRNMNPIELRAARNKIKTEKRRNIILGHLHQHWQDAGCHYAAEFNCPKIPQNVLECLKKITDLAMRTDTPLASLWAPEGPLRRAVNNHDPPKLTRSVAENALALAQAALNQELARSPSPSEPRSLSPSPSPSGHPPPQDGNKPGASIDLQVLLNKTTRKEEREPSTGAQSLPAAETPRGQGYQATKIRRQSEPSGSIHSRFASPSPLSEGSMASPEMPRFNNSLFRFPTSGSGSNGEDHDKHDDEHDDDEHDKEFDEEDADGSMAISVFDADLSIENAIIDVDYSIKNTAPLDRSNGGDDIETLLSRAKYTAERVINALISSSWVPDDVIWFVTQTFRYISSQPPALTERNVFVMDTYWLRLYNEALPKVMPPSALTEAGAVLLVPLHHGNHWTAATIEVTSKSVFFHHYDSIFSLPRFKAVQDTITPWLSRLCPGRNIFVESKVAPQQDDNVSCGVFVTCFIQSFLRGEHLPQSMNGGEERRRLLHDLRNAQVSATMPVYLRFIIQAIKKNDSPAPEAATTQGPAVGSPLPLAGSKRKPETGSDNEPGTKRNEMHSRTTTHTINGVSSAPEGCISTWVTSNGPGELRQRMIKARNDLQVARVTRDDVCRRLNEARALEALRDKRAALLRSMAPRLPDDTAIEQAGSISPEAKELEDAERASFEQHVRHLQQANEMAVLSYLSPEHTGRTAALREELEEAEKNAHAVVRGLVDELRKIEAERRKKREELAELRRAIDAASNDLEEAD, encoded by the exons ATGAGGTCTTCTTGCCTCTTAATaggtacacacacacaagacatcccctcccctcaaTATCCTGTCGCGTCTCCTATCTTTTCAACACACACTGCCGATGTCGTCCAAGAGCTGCGCACAGCACACCACccgcacacacacacacaacccATCGATCGTTTCGACGTACTCCCAACTGGACCGCGCCATTTCATGCCAATGGCAACCACGCCAGTCTCAAATAACAACAGAATTGCATCCCCTAGGACCCCTTTGCGCCAGGCACCCCGCGTGCAGACACATCTCGCCACTGTAGACGCCGTAGCCGACACAGGCGCAGCGGACGAGGCAACAGGCATCGTTCACACATGGCCACCGCTGAGAAGCAATGTCGGGTTGACTCAATCAGCGTTT GTACAGGATCTCCTCTGCTCTACTGTCGAACACCAGCCCAGCGCGACCGACCCGACGCTGCGACAGTTCGTCACCAAGACTACCGCCCAGTACCCGCAGGGCCAGGACACTTATGCATATCTTAGCATGGTGCATGAGATGCCCAAGATTCGACAGGTACATGCCATCTCCAAGGACTTGGTTCGAAACATGAACCCCATTGAgctccgcgccgcccgcaacAAGATCAAGACAGAGAAGCGACGGAACATCATCCTCGGACACTTGCATCAGCACTGGCAGGATGCCGGCTGTCACTACGCCGCAGAATTCAACTGTCCGAAAATTCCACAAAACGTACTCGAGTGCCTCAAGAAAATCACCGACCTGGCCATGAGGACAGACACGCCGCTTGCCTCGTTATGGGCTCCCGAAGGCCCGCTACGCCGGGCTGTCAACAACCATGATCCTCCCAAGCTGACCAGAAGCGTTGCCGAAAACGCCCTCGCTTtggcccaggccgccctGAACCAAGAACTCGCAcgctctccttctccctcaGAGCCACGctccctctccccttctccttcccCCTCCGGTCACCCGCCGCCCCAAGACGGTAACAAACCCGGCGCGTCAATAGACTTGCAGGTCCTCTTGAACAAAACCACTAGAAAGGAAGAACGAGAGCCGTCAACAGGAGCGCAATCTTTGCCTGCGGCCGAAACACCGCGAGGCCAGGGATACCAAGCCACCAAAATCCGTCGTCAATCTGAACCCTCAGGAAGCATCCACTCTCGTTTCGCTTCACCTTCTCCATTGTCGGAGGGTTCCATGGCCAGTCCCGAAATGCCTCGGTTCAACAACAGTTTGTTTCGCTTTCCcaccagcggcagcggcagcaacggTGAGGATCACGACAagcacgacgacgaacacgacgacgacgaacacGACAAGGAAttcgacgaggaagatgccgaTGGCTCCATGGCAATATCTGTTTTTGATGCTGACCTTTCGATCGAGAACGCAATAATCGATGTTGACTATTCAATCAAGAATACTGCCCCCCTTGATCGAAGTAATGGTGGGGATGACATCGAAACGCTCCTCTCCAGAGCCAAGTACACCGCCGAGAGGGTCATCAACGCGCTCATCTCCTCATCCTGGGTGCCGGACGATGTCATCTGGTTCGTCACCCAGACATTTCGCTACATCTCAtcccagccgccggcgctgACGGAGCGGAATGTCTTCGTCATGGACACCTACTGGCTGAGGTTGTACAACGAGGCACTCCCCAAAGTCATGCCCCCCAGCGCCCTCACAGAAGCCGGCGCAGTGCTCTTGGTGCCCTTGCACCACGGCAATCACTGGACCGCGGCCACCATCGAAGTGACCTCAAAGAGCGTTTTCTTTCACCACTACGACTCCATTTTCAGTTTACCAAGGTTCAAGGCCGTACAAGATACCATTACTCCGTGGCTATCTCGGCTATGTCCTGGCAGGAACATCTTTGTGGAGTCCAAG GTGGCCCCGCAACAAGACGACAATGTCAGCTGCGGCGTTTTCGTCACATGCTTCATCCAGAGCTTCCTTCGCGGCGAACACCTCCCACAGTCGATGAATGGGGGGGAAGAACGTCGCCGACTGCTACACGACCTACGCAATGCCCAAGTATCCGCAACCATGCCTGTCTATCTGCGGTTTATCATTCAAGCGATCAAGAAAAACGATAGCCCTGCACCTGAAGCAGCGACAACCCAAGGTCCCGCCGTGggctctcccctccccctcgcaGGGTCCAAGCGAAAGCCCGAAACAGGTTCAGACAACGAGCCTGGAACGAAGCGCAACGAAATGCATAGCCGCACCACGACGCATACCATCAACGGTGTGTCTTCAGCACCAGAGGGCTGTATCTCCACATGGGTCACATCCAACGGCCCCGGGGAGCTCCGGCAGAGGATGATCAAGGCACGAAATGACTTGCAGGTAGCACGCGTCACAAGAGACGACGTTTGTCGACGCCTCAACGAGGCACGGGCTCTCGAGGCTCTTCGTGACAAGAGGGCCGCACTACTGCGAAGCATGGCCCCAAGGCTGCCCGATGACACAGCCATAGAGCAAGCCGGTTCTATATCACCTGAGGCAAAGGAGCTAGAGGACGCAGAGAGGGCCAGTTTCGAGCAACACGTCAGGCATCTACAACAAGCCAACGAAATGGCAGTTTTGTCATATCTGTCGCCAGAGCACACGGGGAGAACTGCAGCGCTCCGCGAGGAACTAGAAGAGGCTGAGAAGAATGCACACGCAGTTGTACGGGGTCTAGTAGATGAGCTGAGGAAGATCGAAGCCGAGCGTAGGAAAAAGCGTGAGGAACTTGCCGAGTTGAGAAGAGCTATTGACGCGGCGTCCAACGACTTAGAGGAGGCAGACTAA